In one window of Posidoniimonas corsicana DNA:
- a CDS encoding DUF1580 domain-containing protein — MPILEEELGPLVDRVEKVCRKRHHYSTAFRWTQRGLLTPDGRRVRLEYVKAGAERLTSVEAVRRFFAATTGATAPVVTPQTSRQREAALARAEAECESLGI; from the coding sequence ATGCCCATCCTCGAAGAGGAGCTAGGCCCGCTGGTCGACCGCGTCGAGAAGGTCTGCCGAAAGCGGCACCACTACAGCACTGCGTTTCGGTGGACACAACGTGGCCTGCTGACCCCAGACGGCCGCCGTGTCCGCCTGGAATACGTCAAGGCCGGAGCCGAGCGGCTCACCAGCGTTGAGGCTGTCCGGCGGTTCTTTGCCGCCACTACTGGGGCCACCGCCCCGGTCGTGACCCCTCAGACCAGCCGTCAGCGTGAGGCCGCTCTGGCAAGGGCTGAGGCCGAGTGCGAGTCGCTCGGGATCTAG
- a CDS encoding tyrosine-type recombinase/integrase, with product MPRSTAVPKYRKHRASGQAVVTLNGRDFYLGRHGTKASQAEYDRLIGEWTANGRNLPSADARITVVELSVRYLKFAAGYYRKDGRSTDVLHKIKSAVRYLKPGYWRRPATDVGPLALKAIRQKMVEDGLSRSYINEHVARLKRMYKWAAAEELVPESAYRSLALVDGLKCGRTEARETSPVLPVDDTIVDATLPCLPEVVADMVRLQRRTGMRPAEVCLVRPCDLDRTSDVWVFTPESHKTQHHGRDRQIFIGAQGQAILLRYMARAADAYCFRPCDSEEKRLAQRNAARKTPLSCGNTRGSNRVKRPKKTAGDCYTTRSYRQAIYRGCDRAGIDRWAPNRLRHTAATEIRREFGLEAAQVILGHSQAAITQVYAERDAAKGIEVARQIG from the coding sequence ATGCCGCGTTCTACCGCCGTCCCGAAGTACCGCAAACACCGCGCTAGCGGTCAAGCGGTTGTCACTCTCAACGGCCGAGACTTCTATCTCGGTCGCCACGGTACCAAGGCCAGCCAGGCTGAGTACGATCGCCTCATCGGCGAGTGGACCGCCAATGGGCGTAACCTGCCAAGTGCCGATGCCAGGATTACCGTCGTCGAACTCTCCGTCAGGTACCTGAAGTTTGCCGCCGGGTACTATCGGAAAGATGGGCGATCTACGGACGTCCTGCACAAGATCAAGTCGGCGGTCCGGTACCTCAAGCCGGGTTACTGGCGGCGGCCCGCTACGGACGTCGGGCCGCTAGCCCTCAAGGCGATCCGCCAGAAGATGGTGGAGGACGGCCTCAGCCGCTCCTACATCAACGAGCACGTTGCCCGCCTCAAGCGGATGTACAAATGGGCCGCGGCAGAGGAGCTGGTTCCCGAGTCAGCCTACCGTTCGTTGGCCCTGGTTGATGGCCTTAAGTGTGGCCGGACCGAGGCCCGGGAGACATCCCCCGTGCTCCCGGTCGACGACACCATTGTCGACGCCACCCTGCCCTGCCTGCCCGAGGTGGTTGCCGATATGGTGCGGCTGCAGCGGCGGACCGGGATGCGCCCGGCAGAGGTCTGCCTGGTGCGTCCCTGCGACCTGGACCGCACCTCCGACGTCTGGGTCTTCACCCCGGAGTCGCACAAGACTCAGCACCACGGCCGAGATCGTCAGATCTTCATAGGTGCCCAGGGGCAAGCCATCCTTCTACGCTACATGGCTCGCGCTGCGGATGCCTATTGCTTCCGTCCGTGCGATTCTGAGGAGAAGCGGCTCGCCCAGCGAAACGCGGCTCGCAAGACCCCATTGTCGTGCGGCAACACCCGGGGCAGTAACCGGGTCAAGCGACCCAAGAAAACCGCGGGCGACTGCTATACAACCCGATCCTACCGGCAGGCAATCTACCGCGGCTGCGACCGGGCTGGCATCGATCGCTGGGCGCCCAACCGGTTGAGGCACACCGCGGCAACAGAGATCCGGCGCGAGTTCGGCCTCGAGGCGGCGCAGGTGATCCTTGGGCACTCTCAGGCGGCAATTACACAGGTGTACGCCGAACGCGACGCTGCCAAAGGAATCGAGGTCGCCCGCCAGATCGGTTAG
- a CDS encoding tyrosine-type recombinase/integrase gives MATKTAPIKPSKPYSGFPLTAHPCGQWAKKIKGKIYYFGVWADPDAAVRRFLEERDDLFAGRRPRSRDSESIDLHHLCNLFLNHNQARVERNELTELTWNKYFKTAKTILATLGRGRTLDSIGPADFSELHAAFSAETSNPHTLGSEVTRTRTIFNYAMKEGLTEKNIRFGIYFSRPKSRVYKAHRRSQNPKLLSAQEIWKLLDAAKYPFRAFVLLGINCGFGNTDCGKLPVSAIDVDRKWISFPRPKTEIERDCPLWPETIEAIQAGIDASPAPASEEVANLAFRTKYGKSWAASSSLSSEYRKLAERVGVYRPNVTFYALRHTFATIGGDVKDQIVVDRIMGHSDNSMAGAYRETISEQRFWDVANHVRDWLMKDRDI, from the coding sequence ATGGCCACCAAAACTGCCCCCATCAAGCCCTCCAAACCCTATTCTGGCTTTCCACTTACGGCCCATCCGTGCGGACAGTGGGCTAAGAAGATCAAGGGGAAGATTTACTATTTTGGCGTCTGGGCCGATCCTGACGCTGCGGTGCGCCGCTTCCTTGAGGAGCGAGACGACCTGTTCGCCGGAAGACGGCCGCGCAGCCGCGACTCCGAATCGATCGACCTCCACCATTTGTGCAACTTGTTCCTGAACCACAACCAGGCCCGTGTCGAGCGCAACGAGCTTACGGAACTCACCTGGAACAAGTACTTCAAGACGGCCAAGACGATACTCGCGACGCTGGGACGCGGCCGCACGCTCGACTCCATTGGGCCGGCTGACTTTAGCGAGCTCCACGCCGCCTTCTCCGCCGAGACCAGCAATCCGCACACGCTGGGGTCCGAGGTGACTCGCACGCGGACGATCTTCAATTACGCAATGAAGGAGGGGCTCACCGAGAAGAACATCCGGTTTGGTATTTACTTCAGCCGCCCCAAGTCCCGCGTTTACAAGGCCCACCGGCGATCGCAGAATCCCAAGCTTCTCTCCGCTCAAGAGATCTGGAAGCTCCTGGACGCCGCCAAGTATCCCTTCCGAGCGTTTGTCCTGCTTGGGATCAACTGCGGCTTCGGAAATACCGACTGTGGGAAGCTACCGGTCTCTGCAATAGACGTTGATCGCAAGTGGATCAGCTTTCCCCGTCCTAAGACCGAGATTGAGCGCGACTGCCCGCTGTGGCCGGAGACGATCGAAGCGATCCAGGCGGGAATTGACGCCAGCCCCGCACCGGCGAGCGAGGAGGTGGCAAACTTGGCGTTTCGCACGAAGTACGGCAAGTCGTGGGCAGCTAGCTCGTCGCTCTCATCCGAGTACCGCAAGCTGGCCGAGCGAGTTGGTGTCTACCGCCCCAACGTGACATTTTACGCGTTGCGGCACACGTTCGCCACGATCGGCGGTGACGTCAAGGATCAGATCGTAGTGGACCGCATCATGGGGCACTCCGACAACTCCATGGCGGGCGCCTACCGCGAGACGATCTCCGAGCAGCGGTTCTGGGATGTGGCGAATCACGTCCGCGACTGGCTCATGAAGGATCGCGACATTTAG
- the cas3 gene encoding CRISPR-associated helicase Cas3', protein MRYAHTLPEQGPERWEPIESHLRAVSDCATGFAAWLCPNKGGCAEWGRVAGLWHDLGKYSDAFQAMLQEANGFEAHLEQKVGRVDHSTAGAKYAKETAGQFSRLLSYVIAGHHAGLANNAKLSERLDKPIPGWKAHVEPELLEPPQLGTPGLTVDRDGRERFAFQCAFFTRMLFSCLIDADRIETERFCAPDLAEQRLPPAPLQLHAETLDAYLDTLGQESESTEVNRHRQDILKACWAASERQPGLFSLTVPTGGGKTLASLAFALRHAGRHGLRRVVMAIPFTSIIEQTVDVYRRVFDDLGEGVVLEHHSNLDPDQETRSNRLAAENWDAPLVVTTNVQLFESLFASRTTPCRKLHRLAGSVIILDEAQTLPVHLLQPCLAALRELVADYGCTVVLCTATQPALDHRDEFPIGLTNVREIIPEPQVLAAAMRRVEPRILGDVSDDQLVDRLEKHSAWLAIVNTKAHAADLYHRLAGSDVPPDDLFHLSTLMCAQHRSEKLLEVKKRLKDGQPCRVVSTQLIEAGVDVDFPVVFRAMAGVDSIAQAAGRCNREGRLPGLGELYLFDPSEVRPHGYLGATAQTTRELLDDHPDPLDPAAVRRYFELHYWNQAGDHKWDDNRVMECFPEERGQFAYNFKSADERFQFIEETTLPVFVRYGGGAALIEHLRRNGPERWLLRKLQRYTVGLSLWSFRALHAEHDIAEVSEGYYALENISLYDPHRGLMADRPGFMSAESQVF, encoded by the coding sequence ATGCGATACGCCCACACCTTGCCCGAACAAGGCCCTGAGCGTTGGGAGCCAATTGAGAGTCACCTCCGCGCCGTGTCGGATTGTGCGACAGGGTTCGCCGCTTGGCTCTGCCCCAACAAGGGGGGCTGCGCCGAGTGGGGGCGCGTCGCAGGACTGTGGCACGACCTGGGAAAGTACTCCGATGCTTTTCAGGCAATGCTCCAGGAGGCAAACGGCTTTGAGGCTCACCTGGAGCAGAAGGTCGGACGGGTCGACCACTCTACGGCTGGCGCAAAGTACGCGAAGGAGACGGCTGGTCAATTCTCGCGTCTCCTCAGCTACGTCATCGCAGGTCACCACGCCGGGCTTGCGAACAACGCTAAGCTCTCAGAGCGGCTTGACAAGCCGATTCCAGGTTGGAAAGCACACGTCGAGCCGGAACTGCTTGAGCCACCCCAACTCGGAACGCCCGGCCTGACCGTCGACCGGGACGGTCGCGAGCGATTCGCCTTTCAGTGTGCGTTCTTCACGCGCATGCTCTTCTCATGCCTGATCGACGCGGACAGGATCGAGACCGAACGCTTCTGCGCCCCGGACCTGGCCGAGCAGAGGCTGCCTCCCGCGCCGCTGCAACTGCATGCTGAAACACTTGACGCGTATCTCGACACGCTCGGTCAGGAATCGGAATCAACCGAGGTCAACCGGCATCGCCAAGATATTCTGAAAGCTTGTTGGGCGGCATCAGAACGCCAGCCCGGCCTGTTCTCACTGACCGTCCCTACCGGGGGCGGCAAGACCCTCGCGTCGCTGGCGTTCGCTCTCCGCCACGCGGGGCGGCACGGCCTGCGGCGGGTGGTGATGGCGATCCCGTTTACGAGCATCATCGAGCAGACGGTCGATGTGTATCGCAGGGTCTTTGATGACTTGGGCGAGGGCGTCGTGCTGGAACACCACTCGAACCTCGACCCTGACCAGGAGACTCGGAGCAATCGGCTCGCCGCCGAGAACTGGGACGCGCCGCTGGTGGTCACGACCAACGTTCAGCTCTTTGAATCGTTGTTCGCCTCCCGCACGACGCCCTGCCGAAAGTTGCACCGTCTGGCGGGGAGCGTGATCATCCTTGACGAAGCGCAGACTCTGCCGGTGCATCTGCTCCAGCCGTGCCTCGCGGCGCTCCGCGAGTTGGTTGCCGACTACGGCTGCACCGTGGTGCTGTGCACGGCTACGCAACCGGCCCTTGACCACAGGGACGAATTTCCTATCGGATTGACGAACGTTCGCGAGATCATCCCGGAGCCCCAGGTACTGGCCGCGGCGATGCGGCGTGTCGAGCCACGCATACTCGGCGACGTGTCGGACGACCAGCTAGTCGACCGACTCGAAAAGCACTCGGCGTGGCTGGCAATCGTCAACACCAAGGCCCACGCCGCAGACCTCTACCATCGCCTGGCTGGTTCTGACGTGCCGCCGGACGACCTGTTCCACCTCAGCACGCTGATGTGCGCCCAGCACCGCAGTGAGAAGCTGCTCGAAGTGAAGAAGCGGCTGAAGGACGGCCAGCCCTGCCGCGTGGTGAGCACACAGCTCATCGAGGCGGGCGTCGATGTTGACTTTCCGGTAGTGTTCCGCGCGATGGCCGGCGTTGACTCGATCGCCCAGGCGGCCGGGCGGTGCAACCGCGAAGGTCGCCTGCCGGGGCTGGGAGAGTTGTACCTATTCGATCCTAGCGAGGTTCGCCCCCATGGCTACTTGGGCGCCACAGCCCAGACTACCCGAGAACTGCTAGACGACCATCCTGACCCGCTCGATCCCGCCGCGGTGCGTCGGTACTTCGAGTTGCACTACTGGAATCAAGCCGGCGACCACAAGTGGGACGACAACCGGGTGATGGAGTGTTTCCCTGAGGAGCGTGGCCAGTTTGCCTACAACTTCAAGTCGGCTGACGAGAGGTTTCAATTCATCGAAGAGACAACGCTGCCAGTCTTCGTGCGGTACGGAGGCGGCGCCGCCCTCATCGAGCATCTGCGGCGTAATGGCCCCGAACGATGGCTGCTCCGCAAGCTACAGCGGTACACGGTAGGGCTCAGCTTGTGGTCGTTTCGTGCGTTGCACGCTGAGCATGACATTGCGGAGGTCAGCGAGGGGTACTACGCCCTTGAGAACATATCGCTCTACGATCCCCACCGGGGACTGATGGCCGACCGACCGGGGTTCATGTCGGCTGAGAGCCAGGTGTTCTGA
- the cas5c gene encoding type I-C CRISPR-associated protein Cas5c — protein sequence MGRSPIAVRIWGDYACFTRPETKVERLSYDVITPSAARGILEAIYWKPQVRWVVERIHVYKPPRFTNLRRNEVASKASAANAKKAMNGTLKEPLALYVDEVRQQRAATILRDVEYIIEARFDLLDHSDPIAKHYNMFKRRAEKGQCFHRPYLGNREFPCDFEWVEGPIPESELAGERDLGLMLHDMVFTPVDKPKDADTVSGHTGEPLTARARFFDAQMRQGVIEVPPLAMADVGGHA from the coding sequence ATGGGTAGATCCCCCATCGCAGTCCGTATCTGGGGAGACTACGCCTGCTTCACCCGCCCTGAGACCAAGGTCGAGCGGCTGAGCTACGACGTCATCACCCCGTCGGCGGCCCGCGGCATTCTCGAAGCGATCTACTGGAAGCCCCAGGTGCGCTGGGTGGTGGAGCGGATCCACGTCTACAAGCCGCCGCGTTTCACGAACCTCCGCCGCAACGAGGTCGCCAGCAAGGCCTCGGCCGCCAACGCCAAAAAGGCGATGAACGGCACGCTCAAGGAGCCGCTTGCCCTGTACGTCGACGAGGTCCGCCAGCAGCGCGCGGCCACCATCCTGCGGGATGTCGAGTACATCATTGAGGCCCGCTTCGACCTCCTCGACCACAGCGACCCGATCGCCAAGCACTACAACATGTTCAAGCGTCGGGCGGAAAAGGGCCAGTGCTTCCACCGCCCCTACCTGGGCAACCGCGAGTTCCCCTGCGACTTTGAGTGGGTCGAAGGCCCGATCCCGGAGTCCGAGCTGGCTGGCGAACGTGATCTCGGCCTCATGCTGCATGACATGGTGTTCACGCCGGTGGACAAACCAAAGGACGCTGACACCGTCTCGGGCCACACGGGCGAGCCGCTGACGGCCCGGGCACGGTTCTTTGACGCCCAGATGCGTCAGGGCGTAATCGAGGTCCCACCGCTGGCGATGGCCGACGTTGGGGGACACGCATGA
- the cas8c gene encoding type I-C CRISPR-associated protein Cas8c/Csd1, whose translation MILRALNAYYERLLADPDSGVAEYGFSRQQISFCVVIDADGTLHEVQDARQPDAKGRNRHRSVVVPGNSKPSGSGINPCFLWDNAAYMLGYRPDDPKPERTAEAFAAFRQRHLDAEPQVNDSQFSAVCRFLEAWDPTKAIDQPALVELGTGFGVFKIRNTLPYVHHAAPVRDWWLKQFAEEETAEVGTLGQCLVTGEVAPIARLHEPKIKGVYGGQSSGAALVSFNLDAFDSYGKKQSVNAPVSEQAAFRYCTALNRLLDRSAGRRLSVGDTSVVFWTAAPSPAEDFIEQLFNPSTKTEDDTQLSEVHDLIDAIANGSFPPKFKDPNTPFYVLGLAPNAARISVRFWHESTLGDFLANLGKHFKDLEICHGPKDQPHPPLWRLIGETAREAKEVPDLLEGALLRAILTGRPYPQMFYAALLRRVRADCEVRYVRAAAIKACLNRNTRNNIQPLAQELLMSLDPERTEEAYQLGRLFAELEKTQEDALPGINDTIKDRYFGAASATPGSVFPRIIRMNQHHLGKLEKGARTYHERRIQEITGRINGFPSHLNLQQQGLFAIGYYHQRQDIFTKKAPKPALDPAAAV comes from the coding sequence ATGATCCTCCGGGCCCTCAACGCGTACTACGAGCGGCTGCTGGCCGATCCCGACAGCGGCGTCGCTGAGTACGGCTTCAGCCGCCAGCAGATCTCGTTCTGTGTCGTGATCGACGCCGATGGGACGCTGCACGAGGTGCAGGACGCGCGGCAGCCTGACGCGAAGGGAAGGAATCGGCACCGGTCGGTTGTGGTGCCGGGCAACTCGAAGCCTTCGGGTTCTGGCATTAACCCTTGCTTCTTGTGGGACAATGCTGCATACATGCTGGGCTATAGACCGGACGACCCTAAGCCGGAGCGCACCGCCGAAGCGTTTGCCGCCTTCCGACAACGCCACTTGGATGCCGAGCCGCAGGTCAACGACTCGCAGTTCAGCGCCGTCTGCCGGTTCCTTGAGGCTTGGGACCCTACGAAAGCGATCGACCAGCCGGCACTTGTCGAACTAGGAACTGGCTTTGGCGTGTTCAAGATCCGCAACACGCTGCCCTACGTTCACCACGCTGCCCCGGTGCGTGACTGGTGGTTGAAGCAATTCGCTGAAGAAGAGACGGCAGAAGTTGGCACCCTTGGCCAATGCCTGGTGACGGGCGAGGTTGCGCCCATCGCCCGGTTGCACGAGCCCAAGATTAAAGGAGTCTACGGTGGCCAATCGTCGGGAGCTGCGCTGGTCTCGTTCAATCTGGACGCCTTCGATTCCTACGGCAAGAAGCAGAGCGTGAACGCCCCGGTGTCCGAGCAAGCCGCCTTCCGCTACTGCACGGCGCTAAATCGGCTGCTTGACCGCTCTGCTGGCCGACGACTCTCCGTTGGCGACACGTCGGTCGTGTTCTGGACCGCCGCTCCGTCGCCTGCCGAAGATTTTATTGAGCAGCTCTTCAACCCGAGCACCAAGACGGAGGATGATACCCAGCTCAGCGAAGTCCATGACCTGATTGACGCGATCGCCAATGGCTCCTTCCCACCCAAGTTCAAGGACCCGAACACCCCGTTCTATGTGCTCGGCCTGGCGCCCAACGCGGCGCGGATCTCGGTGCGGTTCTGGCACGAGAGCACGCTAGGGGACTTCCTGGCTAATCTGGGGAAGCACTTCAAGGACCTCGAGATCTGCCACGGCCCCAAGGACCAACCCCACCCGCCACTGTGGCGGCTCATCGGCGAGACCGCACGAGAGGCCAAAGAAGTTCCCGACCTGCTGGAGGGCGCCCTGCTGCGGGCGATCTTGACCGGCCGGCCCTACCCACAGATGTTCTATGCCGCGTTGCTTCGCCGCGTCCGGGCAGACTGCGAGGTGCGGTACGTCAGGGCTGCGGCGATCAAGGCGTGCTTGAATCGCAACACCCGAAACAACATTCAGCCACTCGCTCAGGAGCTACTGATGAGCCTCGACCCTGAACGCACTGAAGAAGCATATCAGTTGGGCAGACTCTTTGCCGAACTTGAGAAGACCCAAGAGGACGCTCTCCCGGGCATCAACGACACAATCAAAGACCGTTACTTCGGCGCCGCGTCCGCTACGCCCGGCAGTGTCTTCCCTAGGATCATCCGCATGAACCAGCATCACCTCGGCAAGCTGGAGAAAGGCGCCCGCACCTATCACGAGCGCCGCATCCAAGAGATCACTGGTCGGATCAATGGGTTCCCATCGCACCTCAACCTGCAGCAGCAGGGCCTGTTCGCGATCGGCTACTACCATCAGCGGCAGGACATCTTCACGAAGAAGGCGCCTAAGCCAGCGCTTGATCCCGCCGCTGCAGTGTAA
- the cas7c gene encoding type I-C CRISPR-associated protein Cas7/Csd2, translated as MIPRIDFVYLFDVKNGNPNGDPDAGNLPRVDPETGHGLVTDVCLKRKVRNFVDLVKNGDSDAEAEGFRIYVREKAILNDQHSLAYKALDIDAKKRKSKGKDKAEEDRNLTKWMCQNFFDIRTFGAVMTTDVNCGQVRGPIQFAIAESVEPIVAQEHAVTRCAVTTEREAEKQEGGNRTMGRKFTVPYGLYRVHGFINPYLAAKTGFGEQDLNLFWKALEQMFESDRSSSRGEMSPQSLICFEHTDSLGNAPASKLFGRVRIERKESLEGLPARSFDDYKVLVDESELPEGITIDRKF; from the coding sequence ATGATCCCGCGAATCGACTTCGTCTACCTCTTCGATGTGAAGAACGGCAACCCTAACGGCGACCCCGACGCCGGCAACTTGCCACGGGTCGATCCGGAGACCGGTCACGGCCTGGTTACCGACGTCTGCTTGAAGCGTAAGGTCCGTAATTTCGTTGATCTGGTGAAGAACGGCGACTCGGACGCCGAAGCCGAGGGATTCCGCATCTACGTACGCGAGAAGGCCATTCTGAACGACCAGCACAGCCTGGCCTATAAGGCTCTTGACATTGACGCCAAGAAGCGGAAATCCAAGGGGAAGGACAAGGCCGAAGAAGATCGCAATCTCACCAAGTGGATGTGCCAGAACTTCTTCGATATTCGAACCTTTGGCGCCGTCATGACGACTGACGTGAACTGCGGGCAGGTGCGGGGACCAATTCAGTTCGCCATCGCCGAGAGTGTCGAACCCATCGTGGCCCAGGAGCACGCGGTAACGCGGTGCGCGGTGACGACCGAGCGTGAGGCGGAGAAGCAAGAGGGCGGCAACCGCACCATGGGGCGCAAGTTCACTGTCCCATACGGCCTGTACCGCGTGCACGGCTTCATTAATCCCTACCTCGCCGCCAAGACCGGCTTTGGCGAACAAGACCTCAACTTATTCTGGAAGGCGCTCGAACAGATGTTCGAGTCCGACCGTTCCTCGTCGCGCGGTGAGATGTCGCCCCAGTCGCTGATCTGCTTTGAGCATACCGATTCCCTTGGTAACGCCCCGGCCAGCAAGCTGTTCGGACGTGTAAGGATCGAACGTAAGGAATCGCTGGAGGGGCTGCCGGCACGGTCTTTCGACGACTATAAGGTGCTCGTCGACGAAAGCGAACTGCCTGAGGGCATCACGATCGATCGCAAGTTCTGA
- the cas4 gene encoding CRISPR-associated protein Cas4 produces MPHPESDLLPISALQHLLFCERQCALIHVERVWAENRFTAEGQVLHRKAHDGKPETRDGERIARGLPLRSLVLGVSGVADIVLYRPPTGARVSRGSLASRLRRASQDELAEWVVTPVEYKRGKPKKNDSDRVQLCAQAICLEEMHGVTISEGALYYGRLRKRYPVPFDTDLRSSTLSAADRLRDLLYRGVTPPAVREKKCETCSLLPLCLPESMRRRSARAFIDRQLERAAEAES; encoded by the coding sequence ATGCCCCACCCCGAATCCGACCTCCTGCCAATCAGCGCCCTGCAACACCTGCTGTTCTGCGAGCGGCAGTGTGCGTTGATTCACGTGGAGCGGGTGTGGGCCGAGAATCGCTTCACCGCCGAAGGCCAGGTGCTGCACCGCAAGGCCCACGACGGCAAACCCGAGACCCGCGACGGCGAGCGGATCGCCCGCGGGCTGCCGCTACGGTCGCTCGTGCTGGGCGTCAGCGGCGTGGCGGACATTGTGCTGTACCGGCCGCCGACTGGCGCCAGGGTCTCGCGGGGCTCGCTGGCCAGCCGACTGCGGCGGGCCAGCCAGGACGAGTTAGCCGAATGGGTCGTGACGCCCGTGGAGTACAAGCGGGGCAAGCCCAAGAAGAACGATTCCGACCGGGTTCAGCTCTGCGCCCAGGCGATCTGCCTGGAAGAGATGCACGGCGTTACGATCAGCGAGGGCGCCCTGTACTACGGCAGGCTCCGCAAACGCTATCCGGTGCCTTTTGATACCGACCTTCGCTCAAGCACCCTTTCGGCCGCCGACCGCCTGCGTGACCTGCTCTACCGTGGAGTGACTCCCCCAGCGGTCCGCGAGAAGAAATGCGAAACCTGCTCGCTGCTGCCGCTCTGCCTGCCAGAGTCGATGCGGAGGAGGTCCGCCCGGGCGTTTATCGATCGGCAGTTAGAGCGTGCGGCCGAAGCGGAGTCGTGA
- the cas1c gene encoding type I-C CRISPR-associated endonuclease Cas1c, with product MKTHLNTLFITTQGAYLAKDGQAVAVRIEKKTRLRVPLHNLDAITCFGRVGLSPQLMAACAEAGVSLSLLSESGRFRAAVVGYSPGNVLLRRQQYRAADDEKATCEAARSFVLGKLGNCRTVLNRAARDDATGERADRLSRSAKRMGASIVEAKAADSTDRLRGIEGEAALQYFATFDTLRTSGGGDFAFRGRSRRPPLDRINALLSFVYTLLMSDVRSACESVGLDAAVGFLHRDRPGRPGLALDLMEEFRPWLADRFVLTLINRGQVRPNDFQTVESGAVLMKEKARKDLLVAWQNRKQEETTHTFLGERCTIGLVIHLQARLFARYLRGDIDAYPPYLWK from the coding sequence ATGAAGACTCATCTCAACACGCTTTTTATCACCACCCAGGGCGCCTACCTGGCGAAGGACGGCCAGGCCGTGGCGGTGCGGATCGAGAAGAAGACCCGCCTGAGGGTGCCGCTGCACAACCTGGACGCGATCACCTGCTTCGGCCGCGTTGGGCTGAGCCCGCAGTTGATGGCCGCCTGCGCGGAGGCGGGCGTTTCACTCTCGCTGCTGTCGGAGAGCGGCCGATTCCGCGCGGCCGTGGTCGGCTACTCCCCGGGCAATGTCCTGCTGCGTCGGCAGCAGTATCGGGCGGCCGATGATGAGAAAGCAACCTGTGAGGCGGCCCGATCGTTCGTGCTGGGCAAGCTAGGCAACTGCCGGACAGTGCTCAACCGCGCCGCACGCGACGACGCCACCGGAGAGCGAGCGGACCGCCTCTCGCGGTCCGCCAAGCGGATGGGGGCCAGCATCGTCGAGGCCAAGGCGGCCGATTCGACGGATCGGCTCCGCGGGATCGAGGGAGAAGCCGCGCTGCAGTACTTTGCCACGTTCGACACGCTCCGCACCTCCGGCGGGGGCGATTTCGCGTTCCGAGGCCGGTCCCGCCGTCCGCCGCTCGACCGAATCAACGCGCTGCTGTCGTTCGTTTACACGCTCTTGATGTCCGACGTGCGCAGCGCGTGCGAATCGGTCGGCCTGGACGCCGCCGTTGGCTTCCTGCACCGCGACCGCCCCGGTCGCCCTGGCCTGGCGCTCGACCTGATGGAGGAGTTCCGACCGTGGCTGGCGGATCGGTTTGTGCTGACGCTGATTAACCGAGGGCAGGTGCGCCCCAACGATTTTCAAACCGTCGAGAGTGGCGCAGTACTGATGAAAGAGAAGGCACGCAAGGATTTACTTGTGGCTTGGCAGAACCGCAAGCAGGAAGAGACGACCCATACCTTTCTGGGCGAACGCTGCACGATCGGTCTCGTGATCCACCTGCAGGCGAGGCTGTTTGCGAGATACCTGCGGGGCGATATCGATGCCTACCCGCCCTACCTGTGGAAGTAG
- the cas2 gene encoding CRISPR-associated endonuclease Cas2, whose product MYVLVTYDVATATPGGAKRLRSVAKACLDYGQRVQNSVFEMKVDPAQWTECRARLLSLIKPEEDSLRFYHLGANWQRRVEHHGSKPGYDVDGPLII is encoded by the coding sequence TTGTACGTCCTGGTCACCTACGACGTCGCCACCGCTACCCCAGGCGGCGCGAAACGCCTCCGCAGCGTCGCCAAGGCCTGCTTGGATTATGGCCAACGCGTGCAGAACTCGGTGTTTGAGATGAAAGTCGATCCCGCCCAGTGGACCGAGTGCCGGGCGCGGCTCCTCAGCCTGATCAAGCCCGAGGAGGACAGCCTCCGCTTCTACCATCTCGGGGCGAACTGGCAGCGTCGCGTCGAGCACCACGGCAGCAAGCCGGGGTATGATGTCGATGGGCCGTTGATCATCTAG
- a CDS encoding BlaI/MecI/CopY family transcriptional regulator: MARPESDFPTGLELEILKILWEESPLPVRDVRARLEAEADRPLAHSSVITVLNIMHRKRYLTRTKQGKSFLFSPKVAKEQISGGFVTDLLSRVFDGSPSAMVLNLLESADVDSAELAEIRKLIVRKAKEQKS; this comes from the coding sequence ATGGCCAGGCCTGAGTCGGATTTCCCAACAGGGCTCGAACTCGAGATCCTCAAGATCCTCTGGGAAGAATCCCCGCTGCCGGTGCGCGACGTCCGTGCCCGGCTCGAAGCCGAGGCCGATCGCCCGCTGGCGCACAGCTCGGTGATCACGGTGCTTAACATCATGCACCGCAAACGCTACCTCACGCGGACGAAGCAGGGCAAGTCTTTTCTCTTCTCTCCGAAGGTGGCCAAGGAGCAGATTTCCGGTGGGTTTGTCACGGACCTTCTGTCGCGTGTCTTTGACGGTTCGCCGTCCGCAATGGTGCTCAACCTGCTAGAGTCTGCCGACGTCGATTCAGCAGAACTCGCAGAGATCCGCAAGTTGATTGTCCGCAAGGCGAAGGAGCAGAAGTCATGA